In Massilia sp. METH4, the genomic window GGTGGGATCGACTTCCACGGGGGACGACTTCGGCAACACCCAGTTCATCAACCTGCCGGCCGCGCCGATCAACGGCGTGGCGGCGGGCAGCCTGGCCGTGAGCCTGTTCAACTCGGCCGCCAACCGCTTCCTGAACCTGGAACTGTCGGCGCTGGAGGCGGACGGCACGGGCAAGATCATTTCCAGCCCGCGCGTGGTCACGGCCGACAAGTCGGTGGCCACCATCGAACAGGGCCTAGAATTGCCATACCAGGTGGCGACCAGCAGCGGCGCCACGTCCATCGTGTTCCGCAAGGCGAACCTGCGCCTGGAAGTGACCCCGCAAATCACGCCGGACGGCAACGTGGTCATCGACGTGGACGTCAACAAGGACAGCGTGGGCGCCGAAACCCGCGCCGGCTTCGCGATCGATACCAAGCACGTGAAGACGCAGGTAATGGTGGAAAACGGCGGCACCGTGGTGCTGGGCGGCATCTACCAGCAAACCGAACGCAACACGGTCTCGAAAGTGCCGCTGCTGGGCGACGTGCCGGTGCTCGGCCACCTGTTCAAGAGCACCAGCCGCACCAACGAAAAGACCGAACTGCTGGTCTTCATCACCCCGAAGATCGTCGCCGACCGGGTCTCCGCACGCTGATGCCGTTGAGCACCGGTGGGAAAACCGGTGCCTGTCACCGGTGTTTCCCAGCCGCGCGGCGGCGAGTCTTGCCACTCGGATTACAATGGTACGAAATGTACTTATCTGATCCGCGATGCAAAATGTATTTTTGGTAGGACTGATGGGGGCGGGCAAGACGACGATCGGCCGCCTGCTCGCCCGCAAGCTGGGCATGCGCTTCGTCGATTCCGACCACGAGATCGAGGAGCGCACGGGCGCCACGATTCCATGGATCTTCGAGATCGAGGGCGAAGCCAGCTTCCGGCGCCGCGAGGCCGAGGTGATCCGCGATCTGTGCGGCCAGGAAGGCATCGTGCTGGCCACCGGCGGCGGCGCCATCCTCAATCCCGAATCGCGCGCGCTGCTCCAGGAACGCGGCACCGTCATCTACCTGCGCGCCGGCATCAGCAGCATTCTCGCCCGCACCGGCCACGACAAGAACCGGCCGCTGCTGCAGACGGCCGACCCGCGCAAGAAGCTCGAGGAATTGCTGGCCCAGCGCGAGCCGCTGTACCTGGAGATGGCGCGCCTCGTCGTCGACACCGGCCGACCTAACGTACAATCGATGGTCCAGATCATCATCAACCAGCTGGACGCCCTGGCTTGCCAGGACGCCCCGAACTGTACGACGCAGGCACAACCGACCATGAACGAACAGACCAATATCCTCCTGAACGTGGACCTCGGCGAGCGCAGCTACCCGATCTCGATCGGCCCGGCCGTGCTCGACGATGCCGGCATGCTGGCGCGCCACGTCGGCGGTCGCAAGGTGGCCATCGTCACCAACAGCACCGTCGCGCCGCTGTACCTGGAGCGCCTGTCGGCGCCGCTGGCGGCCGCCGGCAAGGAAGTCATTTCCGTGGTGCTGGAAGACGGCGAGGAACACAAGAACTGGGCCAGCCTGATGCAGATCTTCGATGCGCTGCTGGCCAACAAGTGCGACCGCAAGACCACGCTGATCGCGCTGGGCGGCGGCGTGATCGGCGACCTGACGGGGTTTGCCGCCGCATCCTACATGCGCGGCGTCGATTTCATCCAGGTGCCCACCACCTTGCTGTCGCAAGTCGACTCCTCGGTGGGCGGCAAGACCGGCATCAACCATCCGCTGGGCAAGAACATGATCGGCGCCTTCTACCAGCCGAAGGTGGTGCTGGCCGATACCTCCACGCTGGAGACGCTGCCGCAGCGCGAGCTGGCCGCCGGCCTGGCCGAGGTGATCAAGTACGGCCCGATCATCGATGAAGCGTTCTTCGACTGGACCGAAGCGAACATCGGCAAGCTGGTCGCGCGCGACCGCGCCGCGCTGGCCTACGCGATCGCCCGCTCCTGCGAGATCAAGGCCGACGTGGTGCGCCAGGACGAGCGCGAAGGCGGCCTGCGCGCCATCCTGAACTTCGGCCACACGTTCGGCCACGCGATCGAGGCCGGCATGGGCTACGGCGCCTGGCTGCACGGCGAAGCGGTCGGCTGCGGCATGGTGATGGCGGCGGACCTGTCGCAGCGCCTCGGCTACATCGACACCGCCACCGTGGAGCGCATCCGCAACGTGGTCGCCGCCGCCGGCCTGCCGGTCAAGGCGCCCGACCTGGGCACCGAGCGCTGGCTCGAACTGATGGAAGTCGACAAGAAGAACGAGGGCGGCGCCATCAAGTTCATCCTGATCAAGCCGCTGGGCACGGCCATCGTGACGACGGCGCCGCACGAGGCGCTGCTGGCCACCCTGGCCGCTTGCGTGGAGTAAGCATGGAAGAAGCGCTTGCTCCCTATGCCGCACACTCGGACAAGGGGCGCGGGCGCCGCTATGCCGAGACGGCGCATGCGTCGCGCAGCCAGTTCCA contains:
- the aroKB gene encoding bifunctional shikimate kinase/3-dehydroquinate synthase AroKB; amino-acid sequence: MGAGKTTIGRLLARKLGMRFVDSDHEIEERTGATIPWIFEIEGEASFRRREAEVIRDLCGQEGIVLATGGGAILNPESRALLQERGTVIYLRAGISSILARTGHDKNRPLLQTADPRKKLEELLAQREPLYLEMARLVVDTGRPNVQSMVQIIINQLDALACQDAPNCTTQAQPTMNEQTNILLNVDLGERSYPISIGPAVLDDAGMLARHVGGRKVAIVTNSTVAPLYLERLSAPLAAAGKEVISVVLEDGEEHKNWASLMQIFDALLANKCDRKTTLIALGGGVIGDLTGFAAASYMRGVDFIQVPTTLLSQVDSSVGGKTGINHPLGKNMIGAFYQPKVVLADTSTLETLPQRELAAGLAEVIKYGPIIDEAFFDWTEANIGKLVARDRAALAYAIARSCEIKADVVRQDEREGGLRAILNFGHTFGHAIEAGMGYGAWLHGEAVGCGMVMAADLSQRLGYIDTATVERIRNVVAAAGLPVKAPDLGTERWLELMEVDKKNEGGAIKFILIKPLGTAIVTTAPHEALLATLAACVE